In Paraburkholderia bryophila, a single genomic region encodes these proteins:
- a CDS encoding NUDIX domain-containing protein codes for MTDYQFCPRCATPLTERADPEHEGGRVRQTCPDVECGYVHWNNPLPVVAAIVEYEGKILLARNAAWPEGMFALITGFLENGETPEEGIAREVLEETSLHAETVELIGVYEFIRKNELIIAYHVKAYGTVALSPELLEYRLVEPAKLRPWRAGTGQALGEWMRRRGLPFEFVEKPGQ; via the coding sequence ATGACCGATTACCAATTTTGTCCGCGCTGCGCCACCCCGCTAACCGAGCGCGCCGACCCTGAACACGAAGGCGGCCGCGTCCGCCAGACCTGTCCCGATGTGGAGTGTGGATACGTCCACTGGAACAACCCGCTGCCGGTGGTGGCGGCGATCGTCGAGTACGAAGGCAAGATTCTGCTGGCGCGCAACGCCGCGTGGCCGGAGGGCATGTTCGCGCTGATCACCGGCTTCCTTGAAAACGGTGAGACGCCGGAAGAGGGCATCGCCCGTGAAGTGCTCGAAGAGACCTCGCTGCACGCGGAGACGGTCGAACTGATCGGCGTGTATGAATTCATCCGCAAGAACGAGTTGATCATTGCGTATCACGTGAAGGCATACGGGACGGTTGCGCTGTCGCCGGAATTGCTCGAATACCGGCTGGTGGAACCGGCTAAATTGCGGCCATGGCGCGCGGGCACCGGCCAGGCGCTCGGCGAATGGATGCGTCGGCGCGGTTTGCCGTTCGAGTTCGTCGAGAAGCCGGGGCAGTGA
- a CDS encoding ABC transporter ATP-binding protein, which produces MTALLDIRGLNAWYGASQALHGVTLRIEAGEVLALVGRNGSGRSTLARALMGLVRSEGEASFAGHSLGGLRTFEIARLGLGYVPEHRDVFPTLSVHENLQLGVAPRTRNRAPRFTFNDAYELFPVLRERQRTRAGALSGGEQQMLTLARALLGDPDLLLIDEPGEGLASLVMDQLAACLRRLRERGVAMLLIEQRLVIARDIASRVAVMGHGEIVFDASLDSFLTRADVMQEWLGVG; this is translated from the coding sequence ATGACCGCACTGCTCGACATCCGCGGACTCAATGCGTGGTACGGCGCGAGCCAGGCGCTGCACGGCGTCACGCTGCGCATCGAGGCGGGCGAAGTACTCGCGCTGGTCGGGCGTAATGGCTCGGGCCGCTCGACGCTCGCCCGCGCGCTAATGGGCCTCGTGCGCAGCGAGGGCGAGGCAAGTTTCGCGGGCCACTCGCTCGGCGGCTTGCGCACCTTCGAGATTGCGCGTCTGGGACTCGGTTATGTGCCGGAGCATCGCGACGTCTTTCCCACGTTAAGCGTCCACGAGAATCTGCAACTGGGCGTGGCGCCGCGCACGCGCAACCGAGCGCCGCGTTTCACGTTCAACGACGCCTACGAACTTTTCCCGGTGCTGCGCGAACGCCAGCGCACGCGTGCCGGCGCGCTGTCCGGCGGCGAGCAGCAGATGCTGACGCTGGCCCGCGCGCTGCTCGGCGATCCGGATCTGCTGCTGATCGACGAACCCGGCGAAGGACTGGCGAGCCTCGTCATGGACCAGCTCGCCGCGTGTCTGCGCAGATTGCGCGAACGCGGCGTGGCCATGTTGCTGATCGAACAGCGGCTTGTGATCGCGCGCGATATCGCCAGCCGCGTCGCCGTGATGGGACACGGCGAGATCGTGTTCGATGCATCGCTCGATTCGTTTCTGACGCGCGCCGATGTCATGCAGGAATGGCTCGGCGTGGGTTGA
- a CDS encoding ABC transporter ATP-binding protein: protein MIPALALYGVTKRFGATQILRGVDLAIQPGERHALIGPNGAGKSTLFNLIAGGARPNAGRIDLFGAEITRLAPAAIARRGLARSFQTTSVFARLSVFDNLRCAAQLAERDRTRWWQCFTGSHTVDARAEQVLEAVGLSAHRHVQAGTLSYAGQRALDLGIALAGGAHTLLLDEPTAGMNRAEAARAIELIRETTAGRTLLMVEHDMDAVFAIADRISVLVQGRVIASGTPAAIRADAAVRAAYLGDGVGAGVGDGTALAKGPRA from the coding sequence ATGATCCCCGCTCTCGCCCTCTACGGCGTGACCAAGCGCTTCGGTGCCACGCAAATTTTGCGTGGCGTCGACCTCGCGATTCAGCCCGGCGAACGCCACGCGTTAATCGGTCCGAACGGCGCCGGCAAGTCGACGCTCTTCAATCTGATCGCCGGCGGCGCGCGGCCGAACGCGGGACGCATCGATCTGTTCGGCGCGGAGATCACGCGCCTCGCGCCGGCCGCGATCGCACGTCGTGGTCTCGCGCGCAGTTTCCAGACCACCAGTGTGTTCGCGCGGCTGAGCGTGTTCGACAACCTGCGCTGCGCGGCGCAGCTCGCCGAACGCGACCGCACGCGCTGGTGGCAGTGCTTCACCGGCTCGCACACCGTCGACGCTCGTGCCGAACAGGTGCTCGAAGCCGTCGGCCTGAGCGCTCATCGGCATGTGCAAGCTGGCACGCTTAGCTACGCGGGGCAGCGCGCGCTCGACCTCGGCATTGCGCTCGCGGGCGGCGCGCATACGTTGCTGCTCGACGAGCCGACCGCCGGCATGAACCGCGCGGAAGCCGCGCGCGCAATCGAGCTGATTCGCGAAACCACAGCCGGCCGCACGCTGCTGATGGTCGAACACGACATGGACGCGGTGTTCGCTATCGCGGATCGTATTTCGGTGCTGGTGCAAGGGCGTGTCATCGCGAGCGGCACGCCGGCGGCGATTCGCGCGGACGCGGCGGTGCGTGCTGCTTATCTTGGTGACGGTGTGGGCGCTGGGGTGGGCGACGGCACAGCCCTCGCTAAAGGCCCCCGCGCATGA
- a CDS encoding LysR family transcriptional regulator — MDLAALTIFRAVVRENGVTRAAAKLNRVQSNVTTRIKQLEEQLGTDLFIRDGRRLVLTPAGETLLPYAERLLALADEARHAVREDRPSGRLRLGTMESVAATRLPGLLARYHTQWPDVALELETGTTGKLIERVREFEVDAALVAEPLDPAALGELFETVPVFTEELVMLTPREHRQIREVRDIALSTLVAFELGCAYRAYIEKWYLEHGVRPARVLELGSYHAIVACVAAGAGVAVAPRSVLDLLADSSNIAVHPLPEIEPIETLLVWRRGHFSSALNALKKTLTAKDGEVESTAVAAASATAA; from the coding sequence ATGGATCTGGCCGCTTTGACCATATTTCGAGCTGTCGTGCGAGAAAACGGCGTGACGCGCGCCGCTGCCAAGCTCAATCGCGTGCAATCGAACGTCACCACGCGCATCAAGCAACTGGAAGAGCAACTGGGCACCGACCTGTTTATCCGCGACGGGCGCCGCCTCGTGCTGACGCCGGCCGGCGAGACGCTGCTGCCCTACGCGGAGCGCCTGCTCGCCCTCGCCGACGAGGCGCGTCACGCGGTGCGGGAGGATCGCCCGAGCGGGCGTCTGCGTTTGGGGACGATGGAAAGCGTCGCGGCCACCCGCCTGCCCGGATTGCTCGCGCGCTATCACACGCAATGGCCCGATGTCGCGCTGGAACTCGAAACCGGCACAACCGGCAAGCTGATCGAGCGCGTGCGCGAGTTCGAGGTAGACGCGGCCCTGGTCGCGGAGCCGCTCGATCCGGCCGCCCTCGGCGAGTTGTTCGAGACGGTGCCGGTGTTCACCGAAGAACTGGTGATGCTGACGCCGCGTGAGCATCGGCAGATTCGGGAGGTGCGGGACATTGCGCTGTCGACGCTGGTCGCGTTCGAACTCGGCTGCGCCTACCGGGCGTACATCGAGAAGTGGTATCTGGAGCACGGCGTGCGGCCAGCGCGAGTGCTGGAGCTGGGCTCCTATCACGCGATCGTCGCGTGCGTGGCGGCCGGTGCGGGCGTGGCGGTCGCGCCGCGGTCGGTGCTGGACCTGCTGGCCGATTCCAGCAATATCGCGGTTCACCCGCTGCCGGAGATCGAGCCGATCGAGACGCTGCTGGTGTGGCGTCGCGGGCATTTTTCTTCCGCGCTCAATGCGCTGAAGAAGACGCTGACGGCGAAGGACGGTGAGGTGGAATCTACTGCGGTTGCTGCTGCATCGGCGACGGCGGCCTGA
- a CDS encoding branched-chain amino acid ABC transporter permease, whose protein sequence is MRETRKSFFRSLTPWLALILLLAVPPFVWPQSWLLAYLAQTATMIVFALSYNLLLGATGLLSFGHAAYSGLGALIAAQVFNAMGVPLVLLPLIGGIGGALCGVLFGFVSTRRAGTAFAMITLGLGELVAAAAWTLPDWFGGEAGVAIDRASGPLLGSWSFGPAREAYALIAVWCCLACAAMFALSRTPFMRLANAVRDNPARAAAIGCYPRRVRYGVVVLSAFFAGIAGTLGLINVELVSTESVGMLRSGAVLIATVIGGSAAFFGPIAGAVVLTFFSVAVASVTRAWLFYLGLFFVAIVVVSPDGLAGFAQRHTTRIAAHGWRACRAAYAWGTVAALLWTAAIVLAVQWAYAVQFGADDGAVLNVAGLSLEVVSSPFRLGVVLLMLAVPGAIAAHYAIRAQARLAMPAGQTRTMGDAR, encoded by the coding sequence ATGCGTGAAACGCGGAAATCATTCTTCCGCTCCCTCACACCATGGCTAGCGCTGATCCTCCTGCTAGCCGTCCCGCCATTCGTCTGGCCGCAAAGCTGGCTGCTCGCTTACCTCGCGCAGACCGCGACGATGATCGTGTTCGCGCTCTCCTACAACCTGCTACTCGGCGCAACAGGTTTGCTGTCGTTCGGTCACGCCGCGTATTCCGGCCTCGGCGCGTTGATCGCCGCGCAAGTGTTCAATGCGATGGGCGTGCCGCTCGTGCTGCTGCCGTTGATCGGCGGTATCGGCGGCGCGCTGTGCGGGGTGCTGTTCGGTTTCGTGTCGACGCGCCGCGCGGGCACGGCCTTCGCGATGATCACGCTCGGCCTCGGCGAACTCGTGGCGGCAGCCGCGTGGACGCTGCCCGACTGGTTCGGCGGCGAAGCGGGCGTGGCGATCGACCGTGCGAGCGGGCCGTTGCTGGGAAGCTGGAGCTTCGGCCCGGCGCGCGAGGCGTACGCGCTGATTGCCGTCTGGTGTTGTCTGGCTTGCGCGGCGATGTTTGCGCTGTCGCGTACGCCGTTCATGCGGCTCGCTAACGCCGTGCGCGATAACCCGGCGCGCGCAGCGGCGATCGGCTGTTACCCGCGCCGCGTCCGTTATGGCGTGGTGGTGCTGTCGGCGTTTTTCGCGGGTATTGCGGGGACGCTGGGCCTGATCAACGTCGAACTGGTATCGACGGAAAGCGTCGGCATGCTGCGCTCGGGCGCGGTGTTGATTGCCACGGTGATCGGCGGGTCGGCGGCGTTCTTCGGACCGATAGCGGGCGCGGTCGTGCTGACGTTTTTTAGCGTCGCGGTGGCGAGCGTCACGCGGGCGTGGCTGTTTTATCTGGGGTTGTTCTTTGTCGCGATCGTGGTGGTGTCGCCGGATGGTCTTGCCGGCTTCGCACAGCGACATACGACGCGAATTGCGGCGCACGGTTGGCGGGCGTGCCGCGCGGCTTACGCGTGGGGCACGGTTGCCGCGTTGCTGTGGACGGCGGCAATCGTGCTCGCGGTGCAATGGGCGTACGCCGTGCAATTCGGTGCGGATGACGGGGCGGTGTTGAACGTCGCGGGCTTGTCGTTGGAGGTGGTGTCGTCGCCGTTCCGGCTTGGCGTCGTGCTGTTGATGCTGGCCGTGCCGGGAGCAATCGCGGCGCATTACGCGATTCGCGCGCAGGCACGTCTCGCGATGCCCGCAGGGCAGACGCGGACCATGGGAGATGCCCGATGA
- the alaS gene encoding alanine--tRNA ligase: MKAAEIREKFLKFFESKGHTIVRSSSLVPGNDPTLLFTNSGMVQFKDVFLGAESRPYSRATTSQRSVRAGGKHNDLENVGYTARHHTFFEMLGNFSFGDYFKRDAIHYAWELLTGVYQLPKDKLWVTVYHEDDEAHDIWAKEVGVPVERIIRIGDNKGARYASDNFWQMADVGPCGPCSEIFYDHGPDVWGGPPGSPEEDGDRYIEIWNLVFMQFSRDAQGNMTPLPKQCVDTGMGLERIAAVLQHVHSNYEIDLFQALIKAAGRETGVTDLTNNSLKVIADHIRACSFLIVDGVIPGNEGRGYVLRRIVRRAIRHGYKLGKKGSFFHRMVPDLVAQMGDAYPELKEAEQRVTDVLRQEEERFFETIENGMAILESALADLEAKGGKTLDGELAFKLHDTYGFPLDLTADVCREREITVDEAAFDEAMARQREQARAAGKFKMAQGLEYSGAKTTFHGYEEVVFDDAKVIALYVEGASVQAVEHGQQAVVVLDHTPFYAESGGQVGDQGVLANASVRFAVADTLKVQADVVGHHGTLEQGTLKVGDVVKAEIDAVRRARTERNHSATHLMHKALREVLGSHVQQKGSLVDAEKTRFDFAHNAPMTDDQIRQVEAIVNAEVLANAPGIVQVMPYDDAVKGGAMALFGEKYGDEVRVLDLGFSRELCGGTHVHRTGDIGFFKIVMEGGVAAGIRRVEAITGDNAVRFVQDLDARINAAAAVLKAQPSELTQRITQVQDQVKSLEKELSALKSKMASSQGDELAGQAIEIAGVHVLAAMLEGADVKTLRETVDKLKDKLKSAAIVLASVEGGKVSLIAGVTADASKKVKAGELVNFVAQQVGGKGGGRPDMAQAGGTEPANLPAALAGVKGWVEAQL; this comes from the coding sequence ATGAAAGCCGCCGAAATCCGCGAGAAATTCCTCAAGTTCTTCGAATCGAAGGGCCATACGATCGTTCGCTCGTCGAGCCTTGTGCCCGGCAACGACCCGACCCTGCTCTTCACCAATTCGGGAATGGTGCAGTTCAAAGACGTGTTCCTCGGCGCAGAATCGCGTCCGTATTCGCGTGCCACGACCTCGCAGCGCAGCGTGCGCGCGGGCGGCAAGCATAACGATCTGGAAAACGTCGGCTACACCGCGCGTCACCACACATTCTTCGAAATGCTGGGCAACTTCTCGTTCGGCGACTACTTCAAGCGCGACGCGATCCATTACGCGTGGGAATTGCTGACGGGCGTTTACCAGTTGCCGAAAGACAAGCTGTGGGTCACCGTCTATCACGAAGACGACGAAGCACACGACATCTGGGCGAAAGAAGTGGGCGTGCCGGTCGAGCGCATCATCCGCATCGGCGACAACAAGGGCGCGCGCTACGCGTCGGACAACTTCTGGCAAATGGCCGACGTCGGCCCGTGCGGCCCGTGCTCGGAAATCTTCTACGACCACGGCCCGGACGTGTGGGGTGGCCCGCCGGGGTCGCCTGAAGAAGACGGCGACCGCTACATCGAGATCTGGAATCTCGTGTTCATGCAGTTCAGCCGCGACGCGCAAGGCAACATGACGCCGCTGCCCAAGCAGTGCGTCGATACCGGCATGGGTCTGGAGCGGATTGCCGCCGTGCTGCAGCACGTGCACAGCAACTACGAGATCGACCTGTTCCAGGCGCTGATCAAGGCCGCCGGCCGCGAAACCGGCGTGACCGATCTGACCAACAACTCGCTGAAAGTGATCGCCGATCACATCCGTGCGTGTTCGTTCCTGATCGTCGACGGCGTGATCCCGGGCAACGAAGGCCGCGGCTACGTGCTGCGCCGTATCGTGCGTCGTGCGATCCGTCACGGCTACAAGCTGGGCAAGAAGGGTTCGTTCTTCCATCGCATGGTGCCGGACCTCGTCGCGCAAATGGGCGACGCGTATCCGGAACTGAAGGAAGCGGAACAGCGCGTGACCGACGTGTTGCGCCAGGAAGAAGAGCGCTTCTTCGAGACCATCGAGAACGGCATGGCGATTCTCGAAAGCGCGCTGGCCGACCTCGAAGCGAAGGGCGGCAAGACGCTCGACGGCGAACTCGCGTTCAAGCTGCACGACACGTACGGTTTCCCGCTGGATCTGACGGCCGACGTCTGCCGCGAACGTGAAATCACGGTCGACGAAGCCGCCTTCGACGAAGCCATGGCGCGTCAGCGCGAACAGGCGCGCGCGGCGGGCAAGTTCAAGATGGCGCAAGGTCTTGAATACTCGGGCGCGAAGACCACGTTCCACGGTTACGAAGAAGTCGTTTTCGACGACGCCAAGGTGATCGCGCTGTATGTCGAGGGCGCGTCGGTGCAGGCAGTCGAACACGGTCAGCAGGCCGTGGTCGTGCTCGACCACACGCCGTTCTATGCGGAGTCGGGCGGTCAGGTCGGCGACCAGGGCGTGCTGGCCAACGCCAGCGTGCGCTTCGCGGTGGCCGACACGCTGAAGGTGCAGGCCGACGTGGTCGGTCATCACGGCACGCTCGAACAGGGCACGCTGAAGGTGGGCGACGTGGTCAAGGCGGAGATCGACGCGGTGCGTCGTGCCCGCACGGAACGCAATCACTCGGCCACGCACTTGATGCACAAGGCGCTGCGCGAAGTGCTCGGTTCGCACGTACAGCAGAAGGGTTCGCTGGTCGACGCGGAGAAGACCCGTTTCGACTTCGCGCACAACGCGCCGATGACAGACGACCAGATCCGTCAGGTCGAAGCCATCGTCAACGCCGAAGTGCTGGCGAACGCGCCAGGCATCGTGCAGGTCATGCCGTACGACGACGCGGTGAAGGGCGGCGCGATGGCGCTGTTCGGCGAAAAGTACGGCGACGAAGTGCGCGTGCTCGACCTCGGCTTTTCGCGTGAATTGTGCGGTGGTACGCACGTGCATCGCACCGGCGACATCGGCTTCTTCAAGATCGTGATGGAAGGTGGCGTGGCGGCGGGTATCCGTCGCGTGGAAGCGATCACCGGCGACAACGCGGTGCGCTTCGTGCAGGATCTCGACGCGCGCATCAATGCCGCCGCGGCGGTGCTGAAGGCGCAGCCGTCGGAACTGACGCAGCGCATCACGCAGGTGCAGGATCAGGTGAAGTCGCTCGAGAAGGAATTGAGCGCGCTGAAGTCGAAGATGGCGTCGAGCCAGGGCGACGAGCTGGCTGGTCAGGCAATCGAAATCGCCGGTGTGCACGTGCTCGCGGCCATGCTCGAAGGCGCGGACGTCAAGACGCTGCGCGAGACGGTCGACAAGCTGAAGGACAAGCTGAAGAGCGCAGCGATCGTGCTGGCTTCCGTCGAAGGCGGCAAGGTCAGCCTGATTGCCGGCGTGACGGCTGACGCCAGCAAGAAGGTCAAGGCGGGCGAGCTGGTGAACTTTGTCGCGCAGCAAGTCGGCGGCAAGGGCGGCGGCCGGCCGGATATGGCCCAGGCGGGTGGTACTGAACCCGCGAACCTGCCTGCAGCATTGGCTGGCGTGAAGGGTTGGGTCGAAGCGCAGCTTTGA
- a CDS encoding YbfB/YjiJ family MFS transporter, protein MITNQLAPNTSDDAPGRAAENHAARRAALACMVTLAVALGIGRFAFTPLLPLMLHGSAYGQPQIDIQHGGWLASFNYAGYFVGAVACAALRRVEAARMVRAGLVLTVLLTLAMGVTSQFWVWAVVRFVAGAVSAWTFVFASQWGLRRLHELGAHGWGGVIYTGPGVGIAGTGLLVSAAGGFGSTVGWIGFGLIAAVLSAVVWSVFGGASDGGAANASLRQGAAAAEAATARAITIRVPHRADAFWLVLLYGVPGFGYIITATFLPVIARHALPGSSWPDLFWPMFGLALIVGALLAARLPLHWDNRTLLAGCYVLQAAGIALGIVWPTAGGFSLGSILIGLPFTAITLFAMREARHLRGDHAAGLMGYATAAYGIGQIIGPLVAAPIAEHTGSFSLALWLAAGALLLGAIGLIAVAHWPHGRSRMPDCGCS, encoded by the coding sequence ATGATCACGAATCAACTCGCCCCAAACACCTCCGACGACGCGCCGGGCCGTGCCGCCGAAAACCATGCGGCCCGCCGCGCGGCGCTTGCTTGCATGGTGACACTGGCCGTCGCGCTCGGCATCGGGCGGTTCGCGTTCACGCCGTTGCTGCCGTTGATGCTCCACGGCAGCGCATACGGGCAGCCGCAAATCGATATCCAGCATGGCGGCTGGCTGGCATCGTTTAACTATGCGGGTTATTTCGTGGGCGCGGTGGCGTGTGCGGCGCTGCGGCGGGTCGAGGCGGCCCGCATGGTGCGTGCAGGGCTCGTGCTGACGGTGCTGTTGACGCTGGCGATGGGCGTCACGAGTCAGTTCTGGGTGTGGGCGGTGGTGCGTTTCGTCGCCGGTGCGGTGAGTGCGTGGACGTTCGTTTTTGCTTCGCAATGGGGGCTGCGGCGGCTTCACGAGCTCGGCGCGCATGGGTGGGGCGGGGTGATTTATACGGGACCGGGCGTGGGCATTGCGGGGACCGGGTTGCTGGTCAGCGCCGCGGGCGGGTTTGGATCCACGGTGGGGTGGATCGGGTTCGGGTTGATTGCGGCGGTTTTATCGGCAGTGGTTTGGTCGGTATTTGGCGGCGCGTCGGACGGCGGGGCGGCGAATGCGAGTCTGCGGCAGGGTGCAGCGGCGGCGGAGGCCGCGACGGCACGTGCAATAACCATCCGCGTCCCGCACCGCGCCGACGCCTTCTGGCTCGTCCTTCTCTACGGCGTGCCCGGCTTCGGCTACATCATCACCGCGACGTTCCTTCCGGTGATCGCGCGCCACGCGCTGCCGGGCTCATCCTGGCCCGACCTGTTCTGGCCCATGTTCGGTCTGGCGCTGATCGTCGGTGCCTTGCTGGCGGCGCGTTTGCCGCTGCACTGGGACAACCGCACGTTGCTCGCGGGCTGCTACGTGCTGCAGGCGGCCGGTATCGCGCTCGGTATCGTATGGCCGACCGCTGGCGGTTTCTCGCTCGGCAGCATCCTGATCGGCTTGCCGTTCACTGCGATCACGCTGTTCGCGATGCGCGAAGCGCGGCACTTACGTGGCGACCATGCCGCCGGTCTGATGGGCTACGCGACAGCCGCGTACGGCATCGGTCAGATCATCGGCCCGTTGGTGGCCGCGCCGATCGCCGAGCACACCGGCTCGTTTTCTTTGGCTTTGTGGTTGGCAGCGGGCGCCTTGTTGCTCGGCGCGATCGGCCTGATCGCGGTGGCGCACTGGCCGCATGGCCGCAGTCGCATGCCGGATTGCGGCTGCTCCTGA
- a CDS encoding CaiB/BaiF CoA transferase family protein, translated as MGALSHIRVLDLTRVLAGPWCAQTLADFGADVIKIERPEVGDDTRHWGPPYLKTPDGADTREAAYYLAANRNKRSVTVDIASPEGQRIIRELAAQSDVVLENYKVGQLQKYGLDYASLKEVKPDLIYCSVTGFGQTGPYAQRAGYDFIVQGIGGFMSITGERDGQPGGGPQKAGVAIADLMTGMYSTVAVLTALTHRDRTGEGQYIDMALLDVQVAMLANMNSNFLASGQPPVRWGNAHPNIVPYQTFQTSDGWIIVAVGNDGQFRKFVEAGGRPELADDERFATNPARVRHRETLVPILVDMVRLQGKHQWITALEAAGVPCGPINDLGEVFENEQVVARGMQVDLPHPSAGAVKLVRNPIRMSGTPPEALTAPPTLGEHTESILRDVLGYDEARIAALRKQSVI; from the coding sequence ATGGGCGCTCTCAGTCATATCCGCGTGCTGGACCTCACACGTGTGCTCGCCGGGCCGTGGTGCGCACAGACGCTCGCCGATTTCGGCGCCGACGTGATCAAGATCGAACGCCCGGAAGTTGGCGACGACACGCGGCATTGGGGCCCTCCGTATCTGAAAACGCCGGACGGCGCGGACACGCGCGAGGCCGCCTACTACCTCGCGGCCAACCGCAACAAGCGCTCGGTCACCGTCGACATCGCCTCGCCCGAAGGCCAGCGGATCATCCGCGAACTGGCTGCGCAAAGCGATGTGGTGCTGGAGAACTACAAGGTTGGCCAGTTGCAGAAGTACGGTCTGGATTACGCGTCGCTCAAGGAAGTGAAGCCCGATCTGATCTATTGCTCGGTGACCGGTTTCGGGCAGACCGGGCCGTATGCGCAGCGTGCGGGCTACGACTTCATCGTGCAGGGTATCGGCGGCTTCATGAGCATTACCGGCGAGCGCGACGGCCAGCCGGGCGGCGGTCCGCAGAAGGCCGGCGTGGCGATCGCCGACCTCATGACCGGCATGTATTCGACCGTCGCCGTGCTGACCGCGCTCACGCACCGCGACCGCACGGGTGAAGGTCAATACATCGACATGGCGCTGCTCGACGTGCAGGTCGCGATGCTCGCCAACATGAATTCGAACTTCCTCGCGAGCGGCCAGCCGCCGGTGCGCTGGGGCAATGCGCATCCGAACATCGTGCCCTACCAGACCTTCCAGACCAGCGACGGCTGGATCATCGTCGCGGTCGGCAACGACGGGCAATTCCGCAAGTTCGTCGAGGCGGGCGGCCGCCCGGAACTGGCCGACGACGAGCGCTTCGCCACCAACCCGGCGCGCGTGCGTCACCGCGAGACCCTCGTGCCGATTCTCGTCGACATGGTGCGGCTGCAGGGCAAACATCAGTGGATCACGGCGCTGGAGGCGGCGGGTGTACCGTGCGGACCGATCAACGATCTCGGCGAAGTCTTCGAGAACGAGCAGGTGGTGGCGCGCGGCATGCAGGTCGATCTGCCGCACCCGTCGGCCGGCGCGGTCAAACTGGTGCGCAATCCGATCAGAATGAGCGGCACGCCGCCTGAAGCGCTGACTGCCCCGCCTACGCTGGGCGAGCACACGGAGAGCATTCTGCGTGATGTGCTGGGGTATGACGAGGCGAGGATTGCAGCGTTGCGCAAGCAGTCGGTGATTTGA
- a CDS encoding acyl-CoA thioesterase: protein MNKPAPAARSAYPHFLPITTRWMDNDVYGHVNNVVYYSYFDTVVNEYLIRAGVLDFEHGATIGLVVETHCNYFAPLVFPERVDAGLRVVRLGTSSVRYEVGLFKEGDAEPAAQGHFVHVYVDRVTRRPVTLPAELRAALEPLSVAAQAD, encoded by the coding sequence ATGAACAAACCCGCCCCCGCCGCGCGCAGCGCCTACCCGCATTTCCTGCCGATCACCACGCGCTGGATGGACAACGACGTCTACGGTCACGTGAACAACGTCGTCTACTACAGCTACTTCGACACCGTGGTGAACGAGTATCTGATTCGCGCGGGCGTGCTGGATTTCGAGCACGGCGCGACGATCGGCCTCGTGGTCGAAACGCATTGCAACTACTTCGCGCCGCTGGTGTTTCCCGAGCGGGTCGACGCGGGCTTGCGGGTGGTGCGGCTCGGCACGTCGAGCGTGCGTTACGAAGTCGGGCTCTTCAAGGAGGGCGACGCTGAGCCCGCCGCGCAAGGCCACTTCGTGCATGTCTATGTGGATCGCGTCACGCGCCGTCCGGTGACGCTGCCCGCCGAATTGCGCGCGGCGCTCGAACCATTGAGCGTCGCGGCGCAGGCGGATTAG
- a CDS encoding branched-chain amino acid ABC transporter permease, with product MQSLVINLLNGVSYGLLLFMLSAGLTLIFSMLGVLNFAHASFYMLGAYVGFSVAARAGFWSALVIAPLAVGLIGAALERWLLRRVRGHGHLAELLLTFGAAYLLGELVKLGWGLSPLSATVPAVLDGPLFTVYGAVFARYRAFMMVVSLAMLAVLYAVLRVSKAGLIVRAALTHASAVEALGHNVPRVFTGVFAAGTALAALAGVIGAPLFVIEPSMAESLGSIVFVVVVIGGLGSLSGALAASLLVGCVQTFAVASDVSLGDAMSAVGASLPPQWEALTLAQLAPLIPYLLLVAMLALRPRGMFGRRDDHA from the coding sequence GTGCAATCGCTCGTCATCAATCTGCTCAACGGCGTCAGTTACGGCTTGCTGCTGTTCATGCTGTCGGCCGGTTTGACGCTGATTTTCAGCATGCTCGGCGTGCTGAACTTCGCGCACGCGAGCTTTTACATGCTCGGCGCCTATGTCGGTTTTTCGGTGGCGGCGCGCGCCGGGTTCTGGAGCGCGCTGGTGATTGCGCCGCTCGCCGTCGGTCTGATCGGTGCGGCGCTGGAGCGTTGGCTGTTGCGTCGCGTGCGTGGCCACGGCCATCTCGCGGAGTTGCTGTTGACCTTTGGCGCGGCTTATCTGCTCGGCGAACTGGTCAAGCTCGGCTGGGGGCTGAGCCCGCTTTCGGCGACGGTGCCGGCGGTGCTCGACGGTCCTTTGTTCACCGTCTACGGTGCCGTGTTCGCGCGTTACCGGGCGTTCATGATGGTGGTGTCGCTGGCGATGCTCGCTGTGCTTTACGCGGTGTTGCGTGTGTCGAAGGCGGGGCTGATCGTACGCGCCGCGCTCACGCACGCGAGCGCTGTCGAAGCGCTCGGCCACAACGTGCCACGCGTGTTCACCGGTGTGTTCGCGGCCGGCACGGCGCTCGCCGCGTTGGCCGGCGTGATCGGTGCGCCGCTGTTCGTGATCGAACCGTCGATGGCGGAGTCTCTCGGCTCGATCGTGTTCGTGGTGGTCGTGATCGGCGGATTGGGCTCGTTGAGCGGGGCGCTGGCGGCGTCGCTGCTGGTGGGTTGCGTGCAGACTTTTGCGGTGGCTAGCGATGTGTCGTTGGGCGACGCGATGTCGGCAGTGGGCGCGTCGCTGCCACCGCAGTGGGAAGCGCTGACGCTCGCGCAGCTTGCGCCGCTGATTCCGTATCTGCTGCTGGTCGCGATGCTGGCGCTGCGTCCGCGTGGGATGTTTGGACGGCGTGACGATCATGCGTGA